ggttttgtgttaatttgtatgttgggacttctttggttgaaatgtttgtgagaagtttggtttcttggactgctgttattgttgggtttgctaggtgtggggatatgagtgaggccaggaagctttttgatgttatgcctgatagagatattgttgcttctaatgttatgattgatgggtatgtgaaaatggggtgtatggatttggcgagggatttgtttgataagatgaaggataagaatgttatttcttggactagtatggttcatggttattgtgaggatgatgatgttgtggtGGGTAGGTTTATATTTGattgtatgcctgtcaagaatgtgcttagttggaatgctttgataaatggttatggtgtcaatggttgtgcgaaggaagcgttagaagtattcgcagcaatgttacgggaaggatttgaaccgaatgagataacaatgactagtgtgttatctgcttgcaaccattgtggtttggtagaggaaggaagaagTTGCTTTaaagaaatggagagatttggaattgtgcctcagattaagcattatggttgtatgattgaccttctaggaagggttggatacttggatgaggctgaaaatttgatcttctgtgttgtcgctctgtctgttgcttcatctgtttgattgctaatctctctagtgatttgctttgttgcttctctctttgtttagtttggtttgatatgatttagttttgtttggttctgtttggtttggtttgtttggatttggtttcgtggtgctacttctttggttgttcctatctgttgattttgatatggttgtttcgTGGtactacttctttggttgttcctatctgttgattttgatatggttgtcgctccttggtttgtttggatttggtttcgtggtgctacttctttggttgttcctatctgttgattttgatatggttgttgctcctttttttgatcgctcctttttcggtttgatttttttgttggcttggttcttctctttgattgttgcttcttctttggtgacatccctcttgccccccccggctgtccaaccaccttcTGCGATTGtggatcctcctcgttacccctctcgtcatcatcttaagcatagaatcattactctaccgtttgtctcttcttctttacagattgctgatttgttcacaaagatgcattccattaaacattttcgttttttttagttgacaaactctcgatgctccatgttaatgcatcatgagtttgaggggagatgttagataatattattatatattagtagtaagggtattttagacaattctattcttttatatatatactcattgtaaccctattaaatAAGAACCCAGCAAAAAGTGAGTTTGAACATAGTACATGCAATTCTGAAAAAGCACAATTATTTAGTGcaaaatttcaacaaacacATTTTCAAAGAAATCCATAAGAGACATCAAGAGGGCCATAACTATCTTATACAAAATGAATATAATCTTATTTCCATGCCACCATCTACCATCAATAACACCTGATGTGTCACCAGTTGGGGTTGTAGGCTTTTAGGAAGTTATTGAACAAAACTTTCAACATAATCCTTGGAAATATACCACTTTATATTATTGGTAACACTAGTTCGTGTTGCTGTACCGTCTCTCAAATTATAAAGAATTGCTTGCTTTTCTTTATTGCTTGCCAATATAAGTGTATCACCATTCTCAGAAAAACACAACGGAAATAGAAACAACCGAAGATACATCACACTCCAACCAAACGTATTTACTTGAAGATTCTGATAACTAATTTTAACGAATTGAGTCCAAGATTCTTCAACTCCAAATTCAGTCATCTTCcacataacaaaataagatCTCTCGAAATGGTAAGAAAAATAGAGACATTCCATCAAGACAACAATAGTTGGCCCAACAACATCAAAACCCAGAGGAGGCAACAATTGCCTATACGTCTCTGTACCAAGATCAAGCGACACAATCACAAGTTCTTCAACATCAACATCATTCAAACATTGAACACGTTCTAATTTATTTCGAAAAGCCAACCAATTAACGGTACCTCTTAAATACACACCTTCATTCACACCTTCGTTTACTGGAATATCGTTAAAAACAACcatatagttaaaaataaatagaggaaatttttgaatatttctCCAACTATTGTCACCCAAACTGAAAACTTTAACTTCCTTACAACAATAAACCACTACCTTATAAGTTGAATTATGATAACAAAATGTGCATCTAAGTCTCTTAAATGCATGTTGGCGAGATTGGCGAAAAGATCCTAATTTTTCAGATACAAACCCTGTGATTGGATTACATAAACGAATCCAAATATCTTGAGGCCCAATTGTTGAAGAAAAACCAAGCAAACATACCAATCCATTACACGAACCAATTACTCTACTACAATCCTTCATATGCATATTAGGTTCGTTGACAAGAGTGACTGATTTATTCTCTAGTAAACGACATATGGGGAAGGATACAATACCAGAATTCTGATTATTTTTTGGGTCGAATGGGATGAGTAGTAGGTGTTTGTTTTGTGGCAAAAGCTGAAGGTGCAATTTTACGAATATGGAATCGGAGATGAGGGTGTTCCGAGACTTGCTCACACACTTGAAACGTAATATAGATTTTACGTTAAGCAATAAGAGGATTTTGGTGATAAGGTCATTAGGAAATAAATCAGTGGGATTGGAGTGTTCAGTCATATTTGAAGGTGCAGTTGTTGTTGAGGAAGAAACCCTAGAGtgattgtttctcttcttcctctttcttcctcttttctttgttaacaaaAATGACTATTATGTGTTTTGTATTAGCTATTGTTGTTGCAAAAAAAATTGGCACTTACACCAATTAGACCATAATAACGTCTTTTTACATGGTGACCTTAAGGAAGAAGTTTATATGGAGCTTCCTCCTGGGTTCCATACTGAAAATACCAACTTAGTTTGCAAATTAAAGAAATCTATATACCGGCCTAGACAAGTTAGTAGGAATTGGAATCCAAAATTCACTTATGCATTAACCACTCTAGACTATGTCCAATCTACCTTTGAACATtctctttttattaaattttttaatgccCATCTTTCTGTTTTACTTGTTTATGTCGATGACATAGTCCACCCAGGTGATGGCTTCGAGGAGATCAACTATGTTAAGCACTTTCTCGACAATTCTTTCAAGATCAAAGACTTaggctttttaaaaaaaaattggacttGAAGTCGCGTGATCATCAAAAGGGATGTCTCTCAAACTTAGGCTTTGGAATTCATTGATGACGCGAGACTTTTTCAAAGCAAACCTGTTTCTACTTCGATGCAACCGAATATCAAGTTTTTTGCAACTGATGGCCAACCTTTTCATGATAAAAAACTCTTCTGAAGACTTATTGGACGTCTAATTTATCTTACCAAAACTCGTCCAAATTTGTCATTCGTTGTTAAAAAAACTCCGATACTTCGGTTATGCACCCATGGTTAAACACTATGAAGTTGTCACACGCATTGTTCACTATCTTAAAGGCTGCCCTGACAAGGGCCTTTTCTTATCCTCCACATCTTCCATTAATTACTCTGCATTCAGCGACAATGATTGGGCTTCCTACCCAAATTCTCGTAGGTCTATTATTGGTTTCAACATATTTTTGGACTCTTCTCTAATCTCGTGGAAAATCAAGAAGCAATCTGATGTTTCTCGCTCATCTACCGTGGCAGAATATCGTGCCTTAGCCAACACAACTTGTGAAATACAATGATTTTTCTACTTTTTCAAAGATCTACATCTACCCATTAACGAACATGTTACAATTTACTGTGATAACAAATAGCACAAAACCCAACCTTCCATGAACATACAAAACATATAGAATTGGATTGTCATCTTGTTCATGACAAGTTACTATTGGAACCATCCATCTTCACCCTATACCCTCATCATTCCAATTGGCCGACATACACACTAAACCTCTTTATCCAACACATTTTCGTTCTATTCTTTCCAAGCTTCACATGATCGTTATCTATGTTTCAGCTTGAGGGGCTGTTAGATATCatatttgtttaattgttaCGCTTATTCTTTGGTTAATTCTCAATTAGTTAGTTAATGAGTTTTATGTGCAATTAAGTTAGTTGTTGGTAACATAGACTTGTTAATTAGTTACCCTTTGTATATATCCTTTACTTTTGCTTTTTTACggttaataaaatagtttattttcattcaataaTAAGAGTCTTAACTGTCTCATTTTGATCATTattctataataataattaatttatcgaAATTTAAATCTGAAACGCAATCAAATGAACTTTATTACATTTTTGCATAAATGCACCCTTTTCTAACTACAATAAAACGAGCTACAAGACAACCGATATATTTACGAGAAGCATGCAACTTTGTTTTTTCCTTTGACTGTTTGCCCTATATCTAGTAGAAACCTATAGGATAGCACACTTATAAGAATTCTAGGAgcaaataaattagttaattaagtTGGACTTTATTTAAgttaatgttatattatttaaattagatCTAAGTAGTagtatgatttaatttaattaaactaaagaaaattaattagataAGATTTAATTGATTAAGATGAAATTGTGCCTATAATGAATTAAAACCCTTAATCCATGTATATTGAAGTATAGGTCTCAACGAAACGtgataaaaaattcaataattcgAAATACCACCCCCAAGAAAACTCAATACTTCCACCTTTATTTAAGTTATACAAATGTTAAgtcaaaaatattgaatttgaaataCATATGTGATTGTCATATGATTTAAAATCAATGGTTTAAATTTTaaggaatattttatttatttaaaaaaaaaattgattttaaaatttaaaccttCTGATATATAATccaacaatcaaaataatataactgCGTGTGGTCATTCACATATCTGATACTCTAATCCAAAAAATTATACAAGCATTAAGCAGCCATTTATACACATCAAAAAAATCAGCAAACCTCTTTTCCATCGCAAACAAGAACACGTGACttgttatttttgaaagaaacaaTCATGCAGGActaaaaaacacaaatcatgAAAAGAGTAAACTCATATTTTTGTCTCTAGCtaccataataatattttttaaatttagtatt
The genomic region above belongs to Cicer arietinum cultivar CDC Frontier isolate Library 1 chromosome 4, Cicar.CDCFrontier_v2.0, whole genome shotgun sequence and contains:
- the LOC101507816 gene encoding F-box/kelch-repeat protein At3g23880-like, coding for MTEHSNPTDLFPNDLITKILLLLNVKSILRFKCVSKSRNTLISDSIFVKLHLQLLPQNKHLLLIPFDPKNNQNSGIVSFPICRLLENKSVTLVNEPNMHMKDCSRVIGSCNGLVCLLGFSSTIGPQDIWIRLCNPITGFVSEKLGSFRQSRQHAFKRLRCTFCYHNSTYKVVVYCCKEVKVFSLGDNSWRNIQKFPLFIFNYMVVFNDIPVNEGVNEGVYLRGTVNWLAFRNKLERVQCLNDVDVEELVIVSLDLGTETYRQLLPPLGFDVVGPTIVVLMECLYFSYHFERSYFVMWKMTEFGVEESWTQFVKISYQNLQVNTFGWSVMYLRLFLFPLCFSENGDTLILASNKEKQAILYNLRDGTATRTSVTNNIKWYISKDYVESFVQ